In the Micromonospora narathiwatensis genome, one interval contains:
- a CDS encoding DUF4304 domain-containing protein yields the protein MPLNGLFDNFVTAVGDQLAGYGFERGEDGPVFRLFSPEGDALIIEVQISDHSSRSEKVFYINVALVLAPKWAWDRQRTGRPDSELPRHHNGMWRRRLGSSGLWGDDQWRIADDGTAAEVSDRVRRHLEAIVPQLLPLLDRAVVLDGTPDILGPGGWLLRAWLLAEQGPTRELKHLLFAERPAHTHNSVPVRTVWNYANSRAAAEVSRRRYDGDGPSRN from the coding sequence ATGCCCCTGAACGGGCTGTTCGACAACTTCGTCACGGCCGTCGGGGACCAGCTCGCCGGGTACGGCTTCGAGCGCGGAGAGGACGGGCCCGTCTTCCGCCTGTTCTCACCCGAGGGCGACGCGCTCATCATCGAGGTGCAGATCTCAGATCATTCCAGCCGGTCGGAGAAGGTCTTCTACATCAACGTCGCCCTGGTGCTCGCGCCGAAGTGGGCATGGGACCGGCAGCGAACCGGACGGCCGGATTCGGAGCTACCCCGGCACCACAACGGCATGTGGCGGAGGCGGCTGGGTTCTTCCGGCCTGTGGGGCGACGACCAGTGGCGCATCGCCGACGACGGCACCGCAGCCGAGGTGTCCGACCGGGTGCGACGGCACCTGGAAGCGATCGTGCCGCAGCTCCTGCCCCTGCTCGATCGCGCCGTCGTGCTCGACGGGACTCCGGACATCCTCGGCCCGGGAGGCTGGCTGCTGCGTGCTTGGCTGCTCGCGGAACAGGGCCCGACCAGGGAGCTGAAACACCTGCTGTTCGCGGAGAGACCGGCGCACACCCACAACTCAGTCCCGGTCAGAACCGTGTGGAACTATGCGAACAGCAGGGCGGCGGCTGAGGTGTCTCGGCGCAGGTACGATGGCGACGGCCCATCGCGCAACTAG
- a CDS encoding D-glucuronyl C5-epimerase family protein — MNLTTVGRGLTAAVAAATLTLTAAPAHAQPSGPDRSSNVSVTSGDLPPDGSTPRSPSRDVAKAKKQQATARATAAGLPAYQRDGYTFHKLDDAALPYRDDPAPLVDKGLHDAQGVRMFSFNGKTWDHPVAQGQWGLSNVTAYLNTGQQVYLDRAIANAQRNIDRRVESRGAWFYPYDFDLNRCAGRPLLQAPWYSGMAEGVLLSLFTRLWQVTGDAKWREAADNTFAAFTLPPDPALPWAVWVDTAGHLWLEEYPESASVRGERVMNGHIFALYGLYDYWAGTSDQRAADVLDGAATTVRRYLPDPIRNLRWASNYSIGCPTPHLKYHGIHTEQSLKLYEMTWAPEFATDAYLLRSDYPAPDVDGTVQFFAGTHTGYTFDSSGNITGSKSLTLSSTSIAHADQRIRVYGRNYYYRITNGALAGYLVLETGGARELLGKAVEHTYNPTRVLGFQPGTYTGYAYDSTGKITGTKTLTFSKTSMAPLGSTAWVNGKLSYQVTAGAYLGYWLPHVTGLAFS; from the coding sequence ATGAACCTGACCACGGTGGGTCGCGGCCTGACCGCGGCCGTCGCCGCCGCCACCCTCACCCTCACCGCCGCGCCCGCCCACGCCCAGCCGTCGGGCCCGGACCGGTCGTCCAACGTCTCCGTCACCAGCGGTGACCTGCCGCCCGACGGCAGCACCCCGCGCAGCCCCAGCCGGGACGTGGCCAAGGCGAAGAAGCAGCAGGCGACGGCCCGGGCCACCGCCGCCGGGCTGCCCGCCTACCAGCGCGACGGCTACACCTTCCACAAACTGGACGACGCGGCCCTGCCCTACCGCGACGACCCGGCGCCGCTGGTCGACAAGGGGCTCCACGACGCCCAGGGCGTACGCATGTTCTCCTTCAACGGGAAGACCTGGGACCACCCGGTCGCGCAGGGCCAGTGGGGGCTGTCGAACGTGACCGCCTACCTGAACACGGGCCAGCAGGTCTACCTGGACCGGGCGATCGCCAACGCGCAGCGCAACATCGACCGCAGGGTGGAGTCCCGGGGGGCGTGGTTCTACCCGTACGACTTCGACCTCAACCGCTGCGCGGGCCGGCCCCTCCTCCAGGCCCCCTGGTACAGCGGCATGGCCGAAGGCGTGTTGCTGTCCCTGTTCACGCGCCTCTGGCAGGTCACCGGGGACGCGAAGTGGCGGGAGGCCGCCGACAACACCTTCGCCGCGTTCACCCTGCCCCCGGACCCGGCCCTGCCCTGGGCGGTGTGGGTCGACACCGCCGGCCACCTGTGGCTGGAGGAGTACCCCGAATCGGCCAGCGTTCGGGGCGAGCGGGTGATGAACGGCCACATCTTCGCCCTGTACGGGTTGTACGACTACTGGGCCGGCACCAGTGACCAGCGGGCCGCCGACGTCCTCGACGGCGCCGCCACCACCGTCCGTCGCTACCTGCCCGACCCGATCCGCAACCTGCGCTGGGCCAGCAACTACTCCATCGGCTGCCCGACGCCGCACCTCAAGTACCACGGCATCCACACCGAACAGTCGCTCAAGCTGTACGAGATGACCTGGGCGCCGGAGTTCGCCACGGACGCGTATCTGCTGCGCTCCGACTACCCCGCCCCGGACGTGGACGGAACGGTGCAGTTCTTCGCCGGCACCCACACCGGCTACACCTTCGACAGCTCGGGCAACATCACCGGGTCGAAGTCACTCACCCTGTCGTCGACGTCGATCGCGCACGCCGACCAGCGAATCCGCGTCTACGGGCGGAACTACTACTACCGCATCACCAACGGGGCGCTCGCCGGCTATCTCGTGCTGGAGACGGGCGGGGCCCGGGAACTGCTCGGCAAGGCGGTCGAGCACACCTACAACCCGACCCGGGTGCTGGGCTTCCAGCCGGGCACCTACACGGGCTACGCGTACGACAGCACCGGAAAGATCACCGGCACGAAGACGCTGACCTTCTCCAAGACGTCGATGGCGCCGCTGGGCTCCACCGCCTGGGTCAACGGGAAGCTCTCCTACCAGGTGACCGCCGGGGCGTACCTCGGCTACTGGCTGCCGCACGTCACGGGCCTGGCCTTCAGCTGA
- a CDS encoding pyridoxamine 5'-phosphate oxidase family protein produces the protein MTTEITSPEELRELLGTPNRRSLDKERTVLHARDREWLAASPFCLVATAGADGSCDVSPKGDPPGFTQVLDEATIAIPERPGNRRADGYRNILANPHVGLIYLIPGRTDTLRINGRARLVRDAPYFDDMMVRGHRPVLAVEVSIEQIFYHCAKAFLRSELWQPETWRPEVLPTRARLVKEVEAPVESLADLERHYGPDYVQSIYS, from the coding sequence GTGACGACGGAGATCACCTCACCGGAGGAACTGCGCGAGCTGCTCGGCACGCCCAACCGCCGGTCGCTCGACAAGGAGCGCACGGTGCTGCACGCGCGCGATCGGGAGTGGCTGGCCGCGTCGCCGTTCTGCCTGGTCGCCACGGCCGGCGCGGACGGGAGCTGCGACGTCTCGCCGAAGGGCGACCCGCCCGGCTTCACGCAGGTGCTGGACGAGGCGACCATCGCGATCCCGGAGCGGCCCGGCAACCGGCGGGCCGACGGCTACCGCAACATCCTGGCCAACCCGCACGTCGGGCTGATCTATCTGATTCCCGGCCGCACCGACACGCTGCGCATCAACGGTCGGGCCCGGCTGGTCCGCGACGCCCCGTACTTCGACGACATGATGGTCCGGGGGCACCGGCCGGTGCTGGCCGTCGAGGTGTCCATCGAGCAGATCTTCTACCACTGCGCGAAGGCGTTCCTCCGGTCGGAGCTGTGGCAGCCGGAGACCTGGCGTCCGGAGGTCCTGCCGACCCGGGCCCGGTTGGTCAAGGAGGTGGAGGCCCCGGTGGAGAGCCTCGCGGACCTCGAACGCCACTACGGCCCGGACTACGTGCAGAGCATCTACTCCTGA
- a CDS encoding DUF2231 domain-containing protein encodes MESRLKVLGHPLHPMLVMFPVALLITAVIFDVVDAAGGPNYLAEAAYWNIAVGLIGGLLAAAAGSVDLFALPAGTRAKRVGLTHAAANLAVILLFAAVWVVRLNADSRAAGGALIAIEVVAVAILGIGAWLGGELVDRLGVGVDQEADLNAPSSLRPSSAPQRIGDVR; translated from the coding sequence ATGGAGAGCCGACTGAAGGTGCTGGGTCACCCGCTGCACCCGATGCTGGTGATGTTCCCGGTGGCGCTCCTGATCACCGCGGTGATCTTCGATGTGGTCGACGCCGCCGGTGGGCCGAACTACCTGGCCGAGGCCGCGTACTGGAACATCGCGGTCGGCCTGATCGGCGGCCTGCTGGCCGCGGCGGCCGGCTCGGTCGACCTGTTCGCCCTCCCCGCCGGCACCCGCGCCAAACGGGTCGGGCTCACCCACGCCGCCGCGAACCTCGCGGTGATCCTGCTCTTCGCCGCGGTCTGGGTGGTTCGGCTGAACGCCGACTCCCGGGCCGCCGGGGGAGCCCTGATCGCCATCGAGGTGGTCGCCGTGGCGATTCTCGGAATCGGCGCCTGGCTCGGCGGCGAGCTGGTGGACCGGCTGGGCGTGGGCGTCGACCAGGAGGCCGACCTGAACGCCCCAAGCTCGCTGCGACCCTCCTCGGCGCCCCAGCGGATCGGAGACGTGCGATGA
- a CDS encoding Hsp20/alpha crystallin family protein, whose protein sequence is MTEQSGGRGWRGRYQGWDPMGELQSLRSELSRLVGGRSGPPEVEVGEVADGWEVVVRLPGVAPEEVAVELDDRELCVRARSEAEVNADQGIPGGLQTRGFEYRVDLPSRVDPDRIDAVMDHGLLRVRLPRASRPAPRTITVGRAGPHAATGGTRILADPAADRELHHPDTTLDEIDRP, encoded by the coding sequence ATGACCGAACAGAGCGGCGGCCGGGGCTGGCGCGGCCGGTACCAGGGCTGGGACCCGATGGGCGAGCTGCAGTCCCTGCGGTCCGAGCTGAGCCGGCTGGTCGGTGGCCGGTCCGGCCCGCCGGAGGTCGAGGTGGGTGAGGTCGCCGACGGCTGGGAGGTGGTCGTTCGGCTGCCCGGCGTGGCGCCCGAGGAGGTGGCCGTCGAGCTGGACGACCGGGAACTGTGCGTACGGGCCCGCTCGGAGGCCGAGGTGAACGCCGACCAGGGCATCCCGGGCGGCCTGCAGACGCGGGGTTTCGAGTATCGGGTGGACCTGCCGTCCAGGGTGGACCCGGACCGGATCGACGCGGTCATGGACCACGGCCTGCTGCGGGTACGGCTGCCCCGGGCGTCCCGGCCCGCGCCGCGCACCATCACCGTCGGCCGCGCCGGCCCCCACGCCGCCACCGGGGGTACGCGGATCCTGGCCGACCCGGCCGCCGACCGGGAGCTGCACCACCCGGACACCACGCTCGACGAGATCGATCGGCCGTAG
- a CDS encoding glycosyltransferase family 9 protein, protein MTSPSVLGPVGERVPDVERIAVLRANALGDFIFILPALAALRAAYPGAEIVLLGAPWHAALWRDRPGPVDRVLVVPAAPGIRDAGPGEPPAELADFLAAARAERFDLALQLHGGGANSNPLVAGLGARVTAGLRAEDAPPLDRWIRYVYYQHEVIRYLEVVALVGAAATTILPALAVTEADRAEAREVLGEPTRRRVALHPGATDTRRRWPPERFGDVARALVGDGYEVLVTGTPAERETVDAVVAAAGVPLRPQVGTLSLGGLAAGYADCALVISNDTGPLHLAGAVGAPTVGVYWIGNLINGATPMRARHRPIAAWTTHCPVCGVDCTPGIYPHRPGDGDCPHRDSFVADVPVIEVVEAARELLAG, encoded by the coding sequence GTGACCAGCCCGTCCGTGCTCGGCCCGGTCGGCGAGCGGGTGCCCGACGTCGAGCGGATCGCCGTGCTGCGGGCGAACGCGCTCGGCGACTTCATCTTCATCCTGCCCGCGCTGGCGGCGCTGCGGGCCGCGTACCCCGGGGCGGAGATCGTGCTGCTCGGCGCGCCGTGGCACGCGGCGCTCTGGCGCGACCGCCCCGGCCCGGTGGACCGGGTGCTGGTGGTGCCCGCCGCGCCCGGCATCCGCGACGCCGGCCCGGGTGAGCCGCCGGCGGAGCTGGCGGACTTCCTGGCGGCGGCCCGCGCGGAGCGTTTCGACCTGGCACTGCAGCTGCACGGCGGCGGGGCCAACTCCAACCCGCTGGTCGCCGGTCTGGGCGCGCGGGTCACCGCCGGTCTGCGGGCCGAGGACGCGCCGCCGCTGGACCGCTGGATCCGGTACGTCTACTACCAGCACGAGGTGATCCGCTACCTGGAGGTGGTGGCCCTGGTCGGGGCGGCGGCGACCACGATCCTGCCGGCCCTGGCCGTCACCGAGGCCGACCGGGCCGAGGCCCGCGAGGTGCTCGGCGAGCCGACCCGCCGCCGCGTGGCGCTGCACCCGGGGGCGACCGACACCCGGCGGCGGTGGCCGCCCGAGCGCTTCGGCGACGTCGCCCGCGCGCTGGTCGGCGACGGGTACGAGGTGCTGGTCACCGGCACCCCCGCCGAGCGGGAGACGGTCGACGCGGTGGTCGCGGCGGCCGGCGTCCCGCTCCGCCCGCAGGTCGGCACGCTCAGCCTCGGCGGGCTGGCCGCCGGCTACGCGGACTGCGCGCTGGTGATCTCCAACGACACCGGGCCGCTGCACCTGGCCGGCGCGGTCGGCGCCCCGACGGTGGGGGTCTACTGGATCGGCAACCTGATCAACGGGGCGACGCCGATGCGCGCCCGGCACCGCCCGATCGCCGCCTGGACCACGCACTGCCCGGTCTGCGGCGTCGACTGCACCCCCGGGATCTACCCGCACCGGCCGGGCGACGGCGACTGCCCGCACCGGGACTCGTTCGTCGCCGACGTTCCGGTGATCGAGGTCGTCGAGGCCGCCCGCGAGCTGCTGGCGGGCTGA
- the rfaE2 gene encoding D-glycero-beta-D-manno-heptose 1-phosphate adenylyltransferase, with the protein MAGAAEERRLATVVESWQGRPVLVVGDAMLDEWRFAESERLCREAPAPVLTLRRRISAAGGAANTAVNVSALGGRAVLVAPVGADAAGDELHDCLDRAGVWDRTVNQHGRPTPVKRRMLAGNQILLREDSGEPDDALDDDGVARLLTALHCATEELRAASAGQPLTLVVCDYGLGALPRALRAWLVANRDRYATVALDAHDLADWRGLNPTVVTPSFAEATRLLARAAAGFAGGNRTAARGATAGDLHLDPAEPTDGPSEMVVGAAPGGAGERAPGTPHPTSGAPSADGPGASAGTPTTDGPGPVTGPTGEPTPGEDRVALTGDGLSVTGTGVTVNAVAGEGVDRAVLAESRLAELHAHTGADVVAVTLDTEGAVVGGADGERRRSHSTPVPASHAVGAGDAYLAAMTLALAAEASLPTAAQLAQLAATITVSDTGTCVCRREDLLDALGAGAEETGHSTLVGTDELSALVAEHRRAGRSIVFTNGCFDVLHPGHVRYLTQARALGDLLIVAVNSDGSVRRLKGPDRPVNPVEDRTALLAALECVDHVVVFEEDSPAKLIEAVRPDVYVKGGDYPPEMVPEAPLVRRLGGQVRTLGYVPDRSTSAIIDRIRAHSVAPPVGEGTGSPT; encoded by the coding sequence ATGGCAGGAGCAGCGGAAGAACGCCGGCTCGCCACCGTCGTGGAGAGCTGGCAGGGGCGTCCCGTGCTGGTCGTCGGCGACGCCATGCTGGACGAGTGGCGGTTCGCGGAGTCCGAGCGGCTCTGCCGTGAGGCCCCCGCACCGGTCCTCACCCTGCGCCGGCGCATCTCCGCGGCCGGCGGCGCGGCGAACACCGCCGTCAACGTCTCCGCCCTCGGCGGGCGCGCCGTGCTGGTGGCCCCGGTCGGTGCCGACGCGGCCGGCGACGAACTGCACGACTGCCTCGACCGTGCCGGCGTCTGGGACCGTACGGTCAACCAGCACGGCCGGCCGACCCCGGTGAAACGACGAATGCTCGCCGGCAACCAGATCCTGCTCCGCGAGGACTCCGGCGAGCCGGACGACGCCCTCGACGACGACGGGGTGGCCCGCCTGCTCACCGCGCTGCACTGCGCGACCGAGGAGCTGCGGGCCGCATCCGCCGGGCAGCCACTCACCCTGGTCGTCTGCGACTACGGCCTGGGCGCGCTGCCGAGGGCGCTGCGCGCCTGGCTGGTCGCCAACCGGGACCGCTACGCCACCGTGGCGCTCGACGCGCACGACCTGGCCGACTGGCGCGGCCTCAACCCCACCGTGGTGACCCCGAGCTTCGCCGAGGCGACCCGGCTGCTGGCTCGCGCGGCGGCCGGCTTCGCCGGCGGGAACCGTACGGCGGCGCGCGGCGCCACCGCCGGTGACCTGCACCTCGATCCGGCCGAACCGACCGACGGCCCGTCCGAGATGGTCGTCGGGGCGGCGCCGGGCGGGGCCGGCGAGCGGGCTCCGGGCACCCCGCACCCGACCTCCGGCGCGCCGTCCGCCGACGGGCCCGGCGCGTCCGCCGGCACCCCGACCACCGACGGGCCCGGCCCGGTCACCGGGCCGACCGGTGAACCGACCCCCGGCGAGGACCGGGTCGCGCTGACCGGGGACGGGCTCAGCGTCACCGGCACCGGCGTCACCGTCAACGCGGTGGCCGGCGAGGGCGTCGACCGGGCGGTGCTGGCCGAGTCCCGCCTGGCCGAGTTGCACGCGCACACCGGCGCGGACGTGGTGGCGGTGACCCTGGACACCGAGGGCGCGGTGGTCGGCGGGGCCGACGGCGAGCGCCGCCGCAGCCACAGCACCCCGGTCCCGGCCAGCCACGCGGTAGGCGCGGGGGACGCGTACCTGGCCGCGATGACCCTGGCGCTGGCGGCGGAGGCGAGCCTGCCGACCGCCGCCCAGCTCGCCCAGCTCGCCGCCACCATCACCGTCTCCGACACCGGCACCTGTGTGTGCCGGCGGGAGGACCTGCTCGACGCGCTGGGCGCCGGGGCGGAGGAGACCGGCCACTCGACGCTGGTCGGCACGGACGAGCTGAGCGCGCTCGTCGCGGAGCACCGCCGGGCGGGCCGGTCGATCGTCTTCACGAACGGCTGCTTCGACGTGCTGCACCCGGGGCACGTCCGCTACCTGACCCAGGCCCGCGCGCTCGGCGACCTGCTGATCGTGGCGGTCAACTCCGACGGCAGCGTACGCCGGCTCAAGGGGCCGGACCGGCCGGTCAACCCGGTCGAGGACCGGACCGCGCTGCTCGCCGCGCTGGAGTGCGTCGACCACGTGGTGGTCTTCGAGGAGGACTCGCCGGCGAAGCTGATCGAGGCGGTGCGCCCCGACGTGTACGTCAAGGGCGGCGACTACCCGCCGGAGATGGTGCCCGAGGCACCGCTGGTGCGCCGGCTCGGCGGGCAGGTCCGCACCCTCGGGTACGTGCCGGACCGCTCCACCTCGGCGATCATCGACCGGATCCGGGCGCATTCGGTCGCCCCGCCGGTCGGCGAGGGGACGGGCAGCCCGACGTGA
- a CDS encoding MDR family MFS transporter, translated as MLNARQIRLLMFGLMTGMLLAALDQTIVGTALPTIVGQLGGINHYSWVVTAYLLASTASTPLYGKMADLRGRRPVFLFSIGTFLVGSLLAGLSQNMTQLILTRGVQGLGAGGLMTLAFTIISDVVSPRERGRYQGLFGAVFGLSSVAGPLVGGYFAQTNWRWIFYINVPLAILAIVVCYHVMRLIPFQRRQHAIDWLGALLLVAGVSSLLLALSWGGTQYAWGSGVIIGLFVAGAVLGVLFVLQEARVSEPILPLRLFRSGTFALANSAGFVLGLVMFGSIIFIPLYLQIVKGASPTRSGLLMLPMMAGIIVTSVLTGRAMSRIGRYKWFPVAGSAVLVAGMLLFRQLQVATSVWAAFGYMVVIGVGLGLCMQSLILAVQNAVDPRDLGAGTSSATFFRSLGGSFGVAILGAVLSSQLTGQLSSRLPAAIAQLPPAEQAAVAARGGTKISINEPATILALPAPVRSAIQAAFVESLHLVFLTTGLIAIIAVLVTLALPNHQLRGTGPQGATGGADPLGGKAAAAGGKPLTKESKDEAAADMESKSQTML; from the coding sequence GTGCTGAACGCCCGTCAGATCCGCCTGCTGATGTTCGGTCTGATGACCGGGATGCTGCTGGCGGCGCTGGACCAGACCATCGTCGGTACGGCGCTGCCCACGATCGTCGGTCAGCTGGGCGGGATCAACCACTACTCGTGGGTGGTCACCGCGTACCTGCTCGCCTCCACCGCCTCGACCCCGCTGTACGGCAAGATGGCCGACCTGCGCGGGCGTCGCCCGGTGTTCCTCTTCTCGATCGGCACGTTCCTGGTCGGCTCGCTGCTGGCCGGCCTGTCGCAGAACATGACCCAGCTGATCCTCACCCGGGGCGTGCAGGGGTTGGGCGCCGGTGGCCTGATGACGCTGGCCTTCACCATCATCTCGGACGTGGTCAGCCCCCGGGAGCGTGGCCGCTACCAGGGGCTCTTCGGCGCGGTGTTCGGCCTGTCCTCGGTGGCCGGCCCGCTGGTCGGCGGCTACTTCGCGCAGACCAACTGGCGCTGGATCTTCTACATCAACGTGCCGCTGGCGATTCTGGCCATCGTGGTGTGCTACCACGTCATGCGGTTGATCCCGTTCCAGCGGCGGCAGCACGCCATCGACTGGCTCGGGGCGTTGCTGCTCGTCGCCGGGGTGAGCAGCCTGCTCCTGGCGTTGAGCTGGGGCGGCACCCAGTACGCCTGGGGCTCCGGCGTGATCATCGGGCTGTTCGTGGCCGGGGCGGTGCTGGGCGTGCTCTTCGTCCTTCAGGAGGCCCGGGTGAGCGAGCCGATCCTGCCGCTGCGGCTGTTCCGCAGCGGCACGTTCGCGTTGGCCAACTCGGCGGGCTTCGTGCTCGGTCTGGTGATGTTCGGGTCGATCATCTTCATCCCGCTCTACCTTCAGATCGTCAAGGGCGCCTCGCCGACCCGTAGCGGTCTGCTGATGCTGCCGATGATGGCCGGCATCATCGTCACCTCGGTGCTGACCGGCCGGGCGATGAGCCGGATCGGGCGTTACAAGTGGTTCCCGGTGGCCGGCTCGGCGGTGCTGGTCGCCGGCATGCTGCTCTTCCGGCAGCTCCAGGTGGCCACCTCGGTCTGGGCGGCGTTCGGCTACATGGTGGTGATCGGCGTCGGGCTGGGCCTGTGCATGCAGTCGCTGATCCTCGCGGTGCAGAACGCGGTGGACCCGCGGGACCTGGGGGCCGGTACGTCGTCGGCGACCTTCTTCCGCTCGCTGGGCGGCTCGTTCGGCGTGGCGATCCTCGGCGCGGTGCTGTCGTCGCAGCTCACCGGGCAGCTCTCCAGCCGGCTGCCGGCCGCGATCGCGCAGCTTCCGCCGGCGGAGCAGGCGGCGGTGGCGGCCCGTGGCGGCACCAAGATCTCGATCAACGAACCGGCGACCATTCTCGCCCTGCCCGCCCCGGTCCGGTCCGCGATCCAGGCCGCGTTCGTCGAGTCGTTGCACCTGGTCTTCCTGACCACCGGGCTGATCGCCATCATCGCGGTGCTGGTCACCCTGGCCCTGCCGAACCACCAGCTGCGGGGCACCGGTCCGCAGGGCGCGACCGGCGGCGCGGACCCGCTCGGCGGGAAGGCCGCCGCGGCCGGCGGCAAGCCGCTGACCAAGGAGTCGAAGGATGAGGCCGCCGCCGACATGGAGTCGAAGTCGCAGACGATGCTCTGA
- a CDS encoding NUDIX domain-containing protein yields the protein MSISWADSYVGQLRALAGDRTLMFVGARAVVRDNAARVLLIQRSDNGQWAMPAGAMELGESIADCAVREVREETGLRALRVSAFALYTGPDRTHTNMYGHTYQIFTTAFRVDEWDGDLLRMTDETIDAGFFPREKLPTPLSISVTETLADLDVFEQTNRLILK from the coding sequence GTGAGCATCTCGTGGGCGGACTCATACGTGGGACAGCTACGCGCCCTGGCCGGTGACCGCACCCTGATGTTCGTCGGGGCCCGAGCGGTGGTCCGGGACAACGCCGCCCGGGTGCTGCTGATCCAGCGCTCGGACAACGGCCAGTGGGCGATGCCGGCCGGCGCCATGGAGCTGGGCGAGTCGATCGCCGACTGCGCCGTCCGGGAGGTACGCGAGGAGACCGGCCTGCGCGCCCTGCGGGTCAGCGCGTTCGCCCTCTACACCGGCCCCGACCGCACCCACACCAACATGTACGGCCACACGTACCAGATCTTCACCACCGCGTTCCGGGTCGACGAGTGGGACGGGGACCTGCTCCGGATGACCGACGAGACCATCGACGCCGGCTTCTTCCCCCGGGAGAAACTGCCCACCCCGCTCTCGATCAGCGTCACCGAGACCCTCGCCGACCTGGACGTCTTCGAGCAGACCAACCGCCTGATCCTCAAATAG
- a CDS encoding fatty acid--CoA ligase: MRSTMMDIPLQVARILEHGSTVHGTAEVVTWTGVEPRRMTYAEVGRTAARLAHALRDECGVTGDERVATFMWNNNEHLVAYFAVPSMGAVLHTLNIRLFPDQVAYIANHAEDRVVLVDTTLIPLLARVIGQMGTVRHVVVVGGGDPAPLVAAAGDRIAVHHWDALLADRPEVYDWPEVDERDAAALCYTSGTTGNPKGVAYSHRSIYLHSLQVCLPESFGLGPRDRELAIVPMFHAMSWGLPYAAFLSGASLIMPDRFLQAEPIAAMIAAERPTLAGAVPTIWTDLLAYLDSHDVDTSSLKEVIVGGSACPPALMHAFHDRHGIEVIHAWGMTEMSPLGSVSRAPAGVAGETAWRYRYTQGRVPAGVEARVVGPLGEPLPADGTSVGELEVRGPWVTARYVGDGTPDEEKFRDGWLRTGDVGTLSPDGYLTLTDRAKDVIKSGGEWISSVELENALMAHPAVLEACVVGVPDERWDERPLATVVVRAGASVSAEELRDFLATSVARWQLPERWAFIDAVPKTSVGKFDKKVVRSRYAEGGLEVRELTAS; the protein is encoded by the coding sequence ATGCGTAGCACGATGATGGACATCCCGCTCCAGGTCGCCCGGATCCTCGAACACGGCTCGACGGTGCACGGCACGGCGGAGGTGGTCACCTGGACCGGCGTCGAGCCGCGCCGGATGACGTACGCCGAGGTCGGGCGGACCGCCGCCCGGCTGGCCCACGCGCTTCGCGACGAGTGCGGGGTGACCGGTGACGAGCGGGTCGCCACGTTCATGTGGAACAACAACGAGCACCTGGTGGCGTACTTCGCGGTGCCGAGCATGGGCGCGGTGCTGCACACCCTCAACATCCGGCTCTTCCCGGACCAGGTCGCCTACATCGCCAACCACGCCGAGGACCGGGTGGTGCTGGTCGACACCACGCTGATCCCGCTGCTCGCCCGGGTGATCGGGCAGATGGGCACGGTGCGGCACGTGGTGGTGGTCGGCGGCGGCGACCCGGCCCCGCTGGTGGCGGCGGCCGGCGACCGGATCGCCGTACACCACTGGGACGCGCTGCTGGCCGACCGCCCGGAGGTGTACGACTGGCCGGAGGTGGACGAGCGCGATGCCGCCGCCCTCTGCTACACCTCCGGAACCACCGGCAACCCCAAGGGGGTCGCCTACTCGCACCGCTCCATCTACCTGCACTCGCTCCAGGTCTGCCTGCCGGAGAGCTTCGGGCTCGGCCCGCGGGACCGTGAGCTGGCCATCGTGCCGATGTTCCACGCGATGTCCTGGGGCCTGCCGTACGCGGCGTTCCTCTCCGGCGCGTCGCTGATCATGCCGGACCGGTTCCTGCAGGCCGAGCCGATCGCCGCGATGATCGCCGCCGAGCGGCCCACGCTGGCCGGCGCGGTGCCGACCATCTGGACCGACCTGCTGGCCTACCTGGACAGCCACGACGTCGACACCTCCTCGCTCAAGGAGGTGATCGTCGGCGGTTCGGCCTGCCCGCCGGCGCTGATGCACGCCTTCCACGACCGGCACGGCATCGAGGTGATCCACGCCTGGGGCATGACCGAGATGTCGCCGCTGGGCTCCGTCTCCCGGGCGCCGGCCGGCGTGGCCGGCGAGACGGCCTGGCGCTACCGCTACACCCAGGGCCGCGTCCCGGCCGGGGTCGAGGCACGCGTCGTCGGCCCGCTGGGCGAGCCGCTGCCCGCCGACGGGACCTCCGTCGGCGAGCTGGAGGTCCGCGGGCCGTGGGTGACCGCCCGGTACGTCGGGGACGGGACCCCGGACGAGGAGAAGTTCCGGGACGGCTGGCTGCGTACCGGCGACGTGGGGACGCTTTCGCCGGACGGCTACCTCACGCTGACCGACCGGGCCAAGGACGTGATCAAGTCGGGCGGGGAGTGGATCTCATCGGTCGAGCTGGAGAACGCCCTGATGGCGCATCCGGCGGTGCTGGAGGCGTGCGTGGTGGGCGTACCGGACGAGCGCTGGGACGAGCGTCCGCTGGCGACCGTGGTGGTGCGGGCGGGCGCCTCGGTCAGCGCCGAGGAGCTGCGGGACTTCCTGGCGACGTCGGTGGCCCGCTGGCAGTTGCCCGAGCGTTGGGCGTTCATCGACGCGGTGCCGAAGACCAGCGTCGGAAAGTTCGACAAAAAGGTGGTGCGCTCCCGGTACGCGGAAGGCGGGTTGGAGGTACGCGAACTGACCGCGTCGTAA